In Methanolacinia paynteri, the DNA window CCCACAAAATCTGCCCCGAGCCCGAGAGCGGTACTCTTCAGTGATCCTGATATGTTTTCTTCTGCCATCTTTCGCTCCTCGTATCTGAAAAAAGGTTCCTGATGAACTTTTGCGGGAATAAAAGATTAAAGTTCCCCGTTTCCGGTTTACCTGTGAAAGATCCCTTCCAGGCAGTATACCGTCAGTTTTTCGACATGCCCCTCTTCATCGCACAGGGGCCTCAGGTTACACCCTGGACACATCCTTGAACCGAGATCTTTCTTATCGATGTTCAGCGTCCCGCGTTTTTCATGAAGCTCGTAGAGCAGCTTGAGATATTTCCCCTCTGCGATCCTCGGGACCGTGTCTATCCCGTCTGGCCCAGTCCACTCGTAAAGACGCTTTCCTCCCTTGCCGGAATTGCACGAACGGCAGACACGGATCGCGTTGTCGGGAATGTCCGGCCCGCCGCAGGAGCGGGGGAGAATATGCTCGGTGGTAAGCGGACCCTTCGCCCCGCAGTATATGCACTCGTCAGGTTTCTCGTGCTCCTTCAGCCACTCCCTTATCGTCGACGACCACACTATATCGCCGTCGCGGAGCTGGATGAATTTTTTCATCTGGAACCCCCGGTTGCCTCCGAGCCCTGCGGACTTTGATATCAGCTTTGCATACTGCCAGAAGATCTGGTCGCGGATTGTTTTGACTGCTGCAGGCGGCATTGATAAATTTATGTCGTCGCAGTGACGCGATAAAGGTATCGGGAGGGAAGTTCAGGACAGAAAATCCTACGAATAAGGGTGGATGAACCTGAAGAGCCAGACCTTGATGATATCGTTGATGAGGAAGAACAGGAATGCATAACCCCAGACCAGAAGCGCCGGCACCCAGCCGACTGACGTCATGAGGACACCATATACCGCGATAAGAGTGGGTATGACCTGGGTCGCCTCCGTCGTGCCGAACAGGGCAAGAGAGGGAAGCGGGTGCTCCCAGAAATGCTGCTGACCCGTGCGGGCGAGATAGATCGTCATGTGGCCCGCTACTGCGAGCTTTAAGAATATGAGCGTCTGGATGGTATCGGCATCGAAAAGGAAGTAGAACTTCAGCAGCCAGAGAAGAAGGAAACTGGAGCCTACGCCGAGCACGCCGAGGATACTTGCGATAGTTAAGATCCGGTTCATCTGCCAGCGTACAGGTTTTGGCGCGATCGGAGCATTGTCGTATGCAATCATCATGATCGGGAGATCGTTGAGAATCGCAAGAACGACGATCATGAGCGCAGTCACCGGGTAGAAATTCAGAACGACAATACAGAGCGTCATGAAGATAAGAACCCTGACCGTCTCGGCCAGCCTGTAGACGGCATAATTCTCCATCCTCCTGAAGATCGCCCGGCTCTGGCCTATCGCATCGATAATCACCGAAAGACCCGGTTTCGTAAGCACTATATCCGCAGCCGATTTCGCGGCATCCGTCGCACCCGCGACTGCGATCCCGGAGTCCGCCTCTCTCAGGGCAGGAGCGTCGTTCACCCCGTCGCCGGTCATCCCGACGATGTGATCCCCTTCCTGCAGGACTTTGACTATCCTGAACTTGTTCTCCGGGAATACCTCCGCGAACCCGTCGGCATTTTCAAGCTGCGTGAGGACATCCTTCCTCTCCCCGGAGATGAACGACGACTGGGGGACGATCTTCATTCCGAGTCCCACCTGACCGGAGATCTCCTGTGCGATTGCCGTATGGTCTCCGGTCACCATCTTGACATCGATGCCAAGCCCCTTCGCCTCGGCAATCGTTGCGGCTGAGTCCTCACGCGGCGGATCGAAAAGCCCGATGACCCCGAGATACTTCCACTTCCCGTCGCCCCCCTTCCGTGCAACTCCTAGTGCACGAAAACCCTTCTTCGCAAAATCCAGGACCTGACCGTCAAGTACAGCCGAAAAAGCAGGATTGACCGCCCCCCCGGACCCGGTAAGAGAAGATATCGCCTGGGGTGCTCCTTTGGCGACTTCATACAATTCACCAGATCCGTCCCTGACCATCGCTCGGGAATATTTGGATACCGGATCGAACGGGGTGAAGTCCTCCTGCTCGCCGGGAAAAGACTGTCCTCCATTAAGTTCAGAGAAGCGCTTAAGGATCGCACGGTCTATCGGGTCGTTGCTCTCGGGATTCGAGGCGAGGGCGGCGGCCGTGATCACGTCTTCTTCAGAAGCACCGTCGAATGAATGAACCTCGCCGACACTTATGGCATTCTGCGTTATAGTCCCTGTCTTGTCCGAGCACAGGATATCCATCCCGGCCAGTTCCTCTATGGCCGTGAGCCTGCTGACGATCGCTTCCTTCCTGGAAAGGGCCATTGCACCGACGGCAAGAGTAACCGTGAGCACGGCCGGAAGGGCGGCGGGAATCGCGGCGACGATTAAGACCAGTGCGAACTGGAGCGTATTTGCGAAGGACTCCGAACGCAGCATCGATACCGTAAAGACGATTGCAACAAGGACAACTGCAAGGAGGATAAGGTAGTTCCCGATCTTTATTACAGCCTTCTGGAAGTGGCTCCGGGGCGGCTTCACCTCGAGCAGGCTGGTGGTTTTTCCGAAGAACGTGTCCGCCCCGGTCTTGGTTACTGAGGCATCCATCTCCCCCTCGCGGATAATCGAACCGGAATATGCCTCGTCGCCGGATTTCTTTTCAACGGGAAGAGACTCACCGGTAAGAGCAGACTCGTCGAGGAGGAGATAGTTCCCCTTTAGCAGGTGAAGATCGGCAGGGACTATGTTTCCGAGCCTGACATGGACGATGTCGCCCGGCACAAGTTCCCGTGCAGGGAGATCCTGCCATTCCCCGTCCCTTAGCACACGTGCCGAAGGAGCGAGACGCTGTTTTAAAAGCTCTATGGAATTTTCGGCCTTTCTTTCCTGGAGAAAACCTACGACAGCGTTGATCATTAAAAGAAGGACAATGACCGAGAAGTCCTCCCAGTGGCCTATGAACGCAGACAGCACGGCGGCGATCTCGATCATCCACGGGATCGGGCCCCAGAAATAGCCGAGAAATTTCAGGAGAGGGTGTCTCTTTTCCTCCAGTATATCGTTGAATCCGAACTTTTCACGGAGTTCTTCGACTTCCTGCCTGGTCAATCCCTTCAGAGACCCGGAATTTCCTCCGTTGCCGCCTGCACCGGTGAGTCCTGCACTCGCACCCTGCTCAGTCATTATCAGCTCCTGGGGGAGCCTGTAAGTAAAAAATAATACTGCCTGTCATCGGTTTTCTGTATCGAAATCCTTTCAGGATCTATATGCAGAACATCGTAAAAAAAGATCGGCCGGTATGTTCGTGCGGGTTCACCCTTCCCTTTGTTTAGCCGGTAAGCCTAAACGGGGATTCCGGTTTTTTCATGAATCACGGACAATAAGGGTTTAGAGATCAGTCTCTTCTTTTCGAATCTAACCACCAACAAGTATATCATGATCTACTTTCAAGATCGGGTCACCTTAAATAGGTTGGTGATTATTTTGATTTTGAATCGACTTGCATTATTAATTCTGATCGTTCTGTTGGGAAGCCTATGCCTTCCTGCCGCAGCTTCTACGGACTGGCCGGATCAGGTCTATGCACCGTATATAGACATATCCCTCACGACAGACCCCGAGCAGACAATCGTCACAATGGCAGACGATACAGGGGTGATGTATTACACATGCTGCTTCGTTACCGGAGATGACAATAACAATCCTATATGGGGTTGGCGGCCTGTGTGGTCTAATAATGGAGTGGTGTATTATAAAGATAAGATCGACGCCCTCCGGGCTAAGGGAGGAGATGTGATAATATCCTTCGGCGGGGCAGATGCTGTTAATACGGAACTGGCGATAAAGATAAAAGACGTTTCCAAACTTACGGATACCTACCGCTCCGTCATAGATGCATATGACGTGAATTACATCGATTTTGATATCGAAGGACCTGCCCAGCTTAATTATACGGCAAACGACAGGCGCAATCAGGCGATTGTAAACCTCCAGAAGGAGAACCCGAATCTCAAGGTGTCCTTTACTCTCGCTGTCACACCCAACGGGCTCCATCCCGATGGCATGGGAGTTCTTACCGGAGCTAAGGATGCCGGTGTCAGGATCGACAGGGTCAATATAATGCTCATGGACTACGGCCCTGAAGTCGCACCTCCGCCCACGACCATGGGAGAGTATGGAATAATGGCTGCTAACGGTCTGCACGGGCAATTAAAACAGTTGTATCCGGATAAAACCGATGCCGAGATCTGGAAGATGATCGGCCTGACCCCGATGATAGGTCAGAATGACCAGCCGGCCGAGGTATTCTATCCCGATGACGCCCGGCTGGTTGCAGGGTTTGCAGGAGAGAAAGGTATAGGCCTGATGTCGATATGGTCTGCAACCAGGGACAACGGGAATTGCGGCAGGAAAACCCAGGCAGATCCTCTCTGCAGCGGCATCCCAATGGAACAACAATATGAATTCTCAAATATCTTCAAGAATTATGCATCGATGAGACCTTCAGCCACACCCGCTCCGATATCATCAACGGTCTGGCCTGATCAGTTCTACGCACCGTATATCGATTACGGGCTAACACGGGGCTGTACGATCAACGAAGCCTACGCTTCAACCGGCGTGAAGTATTATACATGCTGTTTCATAACCGCGAACACGACTACCGGAGTACTTGGATTTGCAGATAAAAACGTCGGCTACAGATTGAGTGATATCGAGACACTCCGTGCAAACGGAGGAGATGTAATAATATCATTCGGTGGAGCAGGCGGTCAGACGACCGAACCGGCGATCGTAATAAAGGACCTGAACTCTCTCGTTGATGCATACAGCTCAGTCATCGAAACATATGGCGTAAACTACATAGATTTCGACATCGAAGGAGTGGCAGTCACGAATCAGGGGGCCAACAGCAGGCGTAGCCAGGCGATAATAAAGCTCAAGGAAAAATACTCGGACCTGAAGGTATCGGTCACTCTTGCCGCAACTCCCAAAGATGGCCTCCCCACCCCCCAGATTGCCTACCTCAATGACGCAAAGAGTGCAGAGGACAGGTACAAAAATGAAAATCCGGGAAAAGATATGCTCATCTTCGACAGGGTTAATATCATGCTCATGGACTACGGCACCTATTATGTAACAGACCCTGACAATATGGGAGGATATGCCATAGATGCCGCAAATGTAGTCCACGATCAGCTCAAAAGTGGATATTACAGTGGCAAATCAGATGCTGAGATCTGGAAGAGAATGGGCCTTACACCGATGATCGGACAGAATGACATGCCGGGAGAGGTATTCTATCCGAAAGATGCCACACAGCTTGCAGAGTTTGCGGGAGAGAAAGGCGTCGGAATGATGTCGATATGGTCATTAACCCGGGACAACGGGAACTGCGGCAGGGAAAGCGTGGCAGATCCTCTCTGCAGCGGCATTGTACAGGATCCGTTTGAATTCTCGAATATCATCAAGAATTATCCCACCATGAGGCCTTCGGCGACTGAAACGGAAACTCCGACGCCCGAACCTACTCACGCGACAGGTCTGATTACTCCGACACCCACCCGTGCAACGGGCCTGATACCGGAGTGGAGTTCCGATAAGGAATATGATACGGGCGACATTGTCCTTTACAAGGGCAGCATGTATGCCGCGAGGTGGTGGACGATGGACGAGGAGCCAGGCATTGAATATGTCTGGCTCTCCACTTCAGGAAAGCTCGTCCCTAAACCCGATCACGCGAAAGGCCTGATTACGCATTGGAATTCGGATGATATCTATCTCGCCGGCGATACTGTCATCTACGACGACGGCGTATACTCCGCAAAGTGGCTGACAATGGGTGAAAAACCTGGTGAGACCTATGTATGGGAACTTACGTCGGAGATTGAACCTGAGGTTCCCGTGACAGAAACCGTTATGGAGACAGAGACTCCTGCAACCGGCCTGATACCCGTATGGGACTCAAAGACCGAATATGACGCCGGAGATACAGTCCTCTACAAGGGTAAAACCTATACTGCGAGATGGTGGAACGTAGCCGAACCCCCCGGCCACACATATTCATGGATCTCGGATGCAGGCGAATACATGCCTACCCCTACTCCCTCATCGGGCCCGGCAAAACAGTGGGATTCGAGGAAGGCATATGCAGCCGGCGACATGGTCATCTACAACTACAACAGGTACAGGGCGAGCTGGATGAACAGAGGCGAAGTTCCCGGAGTATCGTACGTCTGGGAGCTGGCCCCGGAAGAGCCTACACCTTCACCGACGCAGGCAACCGGCCTGATCACTCCGACTCCCACTTATTCAAAAGGACTTATTACTCCGACTCCGACCCATGCTACAGGTCTGATTACCCCGAATCCCACCCCTGCAACAGGCCTTTTGGGAGGATAAATCTAAACCAATTTTTTTAAATTCATAACTCTCCTTTTCAGAATGCAGGCGGGAAATACCCCGGAGGATTTTCGGCCTCTAACACAATATTTTTATCATCCTGCAAGAAATATTCAAAATAAAGCGTTATCGGTCTTTTTTCGATAAACAGGCACTTACCGGATCAGGCCGTACTTACGGAAGTGACATCAATGTTCAGTTTTAAAACCGACCAGAAGACATACGAGATCGCCGGCACCAGGGTAGGTGGCCAGCCGGGCGAAATTCCAACGGTTCTTGTGGGGAGTATGTTCTATACAAAACACAAGATCGTAACAGACGAGAGAGCGGGGAAATTCGACAGGGATGCCGCCGAAGCCCTGGTAAGAAAGCAGGAAGAGCTCGGAGAAAAGACCCGCAACCCGGCCTTAATCGACATCGTGGCTTCATCGTCGGAATCGATCCTCAGGTACATCGATTTTGTTGCAGGGATGAATGAAAAACCGTTCTTCATCGACTCTGCAAGTGCGGATGTCAAGATTGCCGCGATTGAATACGCAAAAGAGATCGGTCTCGAAAAAAGGATCGTCTACAACTCCGTCTCTATCGAGACAAAAGATAACGAATACGCGGCATTAAAGGCAAACGGGATCGAATCGGCGATCCTCCTCTCGTTCACCAGGGACATCATGAGCAGCAGGGCACGGGCGGAGACCGTGGATAAACTCGCACCCAAAATGGAAGAATCCGGTATCAAAAATATCCTCGTCGATACCTTCGTAATGGACGTCCCGAGCCTCACGCCATCCGGCAGGGCGACGATAGAGATCAAGAAGAAGACCGGATATCCATGCGGGACCGCGGCACACAACGCGATATCGACATGGAAGGGCCTTAAGAATATGCTTGGTAAAGAGGGAGTGAGATCTGCGGATATCGTTGCAAATATCATGCCGGCAATCTTCGGCGCAGACTTTCTGCTCTATGGCCCGGTCGAGAACTGCGAATCGGTCTTCCCCGCGGCCTTCACTATCGATACGACCTACAGGTATGCCGCGAGGATGAAAGAGACCATCGATGTCTGAGAAAGATCACGACGTCAGGGTCACCTTCGAACCCGACGGAAAGACGATCGAGGACTCTTCAGGGACATTGCTCGAACTTGCACAGGCTGCAAACACGAGCCTTCGCGGGGACTGCGGCGGGGCTGGAGTCTGCGGCAAATGCAGGGTCCAGATAGTAAAACTATACGGAAAGGTATCCGAACCGACGGAGAAGGAGAGAGACCACCTGAAGGATGAAGAGATCGCCGCCGGCTACAGGCTCGCCTGCCAGACGAAGATTCTCACGGGGAAATGCACGGTTCACATTCCACCGGCAAGCAGGACAGCGAAGCGGGAGATCTCCGGGCTTGGGCTGGACGAGGACGTCCCCCTCGGCCCGGCCGCCAGGAAGATCCACCTAAAGCCGGAAAGGGCGACATTCGGGGACCCGAGACCTGACATTCAAAGGCTCAAGGACTCACTCCAGACAGGAGACGAACTGAATTTTCCGCTTTCGGTCCTTTCCGAGCTCCCCGCAGTTCTGCGCAGTTCCGGCTGGAACATAACCGCAACGCTGTGGAAGGACAAACTTGTCTCAGTGGAGCCGGAGGACACCTCGAAAGAATGCTTCGGGATAGGGGTCGATATCGGTTCGTCCAAGATCATCTGCCATCTCGTAGATCTCTTGACAGGAGAGACCATTGCAAAGGCGAATGGCGAAAACCCGCAGATCATGTACGGCGAGGATGTAGTATCGAGGATAACATACGCATCGAAGTCGCCGGAGAAACTGAAAAAGCTCCAGTCGCTTGCAACGGGAACCATAAACTCGCTCATAGACGAGGCGTGCAAAGAGAGTGGAAAGTCACCTGAAAATATCTACGAGATGGTATTTGTAGGAAATTCGGTAATGCACCATCTCGTCCTCGGGATAATCCCGAAGTACATCGGTGTCGCACCGTTCGTCCCGGCTGTAACCGGTATGGTGAGCTTTCCCGCAAAGGATATCGGGATCAATATCAACCCCGACGGGATGGTAACCGCAATTCCCCTCATAGGCGGATTTATAGGAGCGGATGCGGTTGCAAACATCCTCATATCAGGGATCTACGAAACTGAAGATCTCTGCCTCCTGATCGATATCGGGACAAACTCGGAGATCCTTCTCGGAAACTCCAAAGAGATCATGGCATGCTCGGCCCCCTCCGGGCCGTCGTTTGAGGGAGCGCACATAAGTTCCGGGATGAAGGCGGTCAGCGGAGCGATAGAGAGCGTGAAGATCATCGACGGAAAGCTCCTCTACTCCACGATCGATGATGAAAAACCCAGAGGAATCTGCGGCAGCGGCATAATCGATCTCGTCGCAGAGCTATATACGGCCGGAATAATCACAAGGACAGGTAAATTCACGGATCTCAGTCATCCCCGGATCGTAGTCCGGGACGTTCCCAGGTTCATCGTCGCAGGAAAGGAAGAGAGCGGGATCGACAACGACATATCGGTCAGCGAAAAGGACATCAACGAGTTTCTGCTCGCAAAGGGATCGCTTAAGGCCGGCTGGAAGATACTTGCAGACAAGTGGGGAGTTGCTCCTTCCGAGATAGACAGGATCTATCTCGCTGGTTCCTTCGGCACGCATGTAAATATCGACAACGCGATAGTTATCGACATCCTCCCGGACATCGACAGGGAGAAGATAGTTTTCGCCGGGGAAACCGCGGTCGGGGGGGCGAAGATCGCACTCAAATCACTGGAAAAGAGAAATGAACTGAAAGAAATCCTGAAAAGGGTCAGGTACGTGGAGCTATCGGTAGAAGATTCGTTCCAGAAGGATTACCTCGCGTCCATCCCGATATCCGGCCTTAAAAGCTGATTTCAGTTCAACTTTTTTAAATTATAACCACGGAATTTGTTTTTTGAGCCCGCAAAGAGGCTGCAACAGAGATAAATTATATCTGGAGCCCCGCAAGAGTACCAATTATCTCACTCATTTGTGAGAGGGGTATAAGAAATGACAGACGTGAGAGAAGATTTTATAAATGCACTCGTCGATCTCGACGAAACTAAATGCATCGACCTTGCAAAGCAGAGAGTCGAAGCCGGAGAAGACCCCTTCACTATCCTGGAAGACCTCAGAGAGGCTACCGACAGAATAGGCAATATGTTCGAAGAGGGCCGGTTCTTTGTCTCGGACCTCATGATGGCGGGAGAGATCCTCAAACAGATAATGGTGGTGCTCAAGCCCGCATTCGGAGACAGGAAGATCGAAAGCAAAGGAACGATCGTCATCGGAACAGTCGAAGGCGACGTCCACGATATCGGAAAGAACATCGTCACCGCACTTCTTGAAGCTGAAGGGTTCACGGTAGTCGATCTCGGTGTCGACCAGCCGCCCGAGGCGTTCATCAATGCGATCAGGGAGAACAAACCGCTCGTCGTAAGCCTTTCAGGGCTCCTGACCGAGGCTATCGATTCGATGAAGAAGACCGTCGATGCAATCAAAGCCGCAGGCCTCCGCGACAATGTGAAGATAATCGTCGGAGGAGGAAGGACCGACGAAGAGGCGAAGGAATACATCGGCGCAGACGACTGGTCCGACGATGCAACAAGCGGCGTTAGGAAGATTAAGAAACTGGCCGGGGTGGCGTAGATGGAGCCCGCAGAACTCTACCGCCAGAGACTTGACAGGTTAGAGGCGGTAATCAAAGGAAAAGAGCCGGACCGTGTTCCGATAACGGCCATGGTAACAATATTCCAGGGCCATTATGCCGGATACAAGGCAAAGGACGTCATACTCGATGCTGCGAAGAACAAGGATGCAACCCTTAAGATGGCGGCCGATTTCGATTTCGATTCGATAACCGCCCTTACCGGACTTGAAGGAACGATCATGAGTATGACATTCCTTAAATCGGCTCCCGAACTCATTCCCGCCGCAAGATTCCTGCAGGCCCAGTACCACCCGATTCTAAAGGATGTCTACACAAAATGGCCTGGAATCGAA includes these proteins:
- a CDS encoding HNH endonuclease; this translates as MPPAAVKTIRDQIFWQYAKLISKSAGLGGNRGFQMKKFIQLRDGDIVWSSTIREWLKEHEKPDECIYCGAKGPLTTEHILPRSCGGPDIPDNAIRVCRSCNSGKGGKRLYEWTGPDGIDTVPRIAEGKYLKLLYELHEKRGTLNIDKKDLGSRMCPGCNLRPLCDEEGHVEKLTVYCLEGIFHR
- a CDS encoding plasma-membrane proton-efflux P-type ATPase, whose translation is MTEQGASAGLTGAGGNGGNSGSLKGLTRQEVEELREKFGFNDILEEKRHPLLKFLGYFWGPIPWMIEIAAVLSAFIGHWEDFSVIVLLLMINAVVGFLQERKAENSIELLKQRLAPSARVLRDGEWQDLPARELVPGDIVHVRLGNIVPADLHLLKGNYLLLDESALTGESLPVEKKSGDEAYSGSIIREGEMDASVTKTGADTFFGKTTSLLEVKPPRSHFQKAVIKIGNYLILLAVVLVAIVFTVSMLRSESFANTLQFALVLIVAAIPAALPAVLTVTLAVGAMALSRKEAIVSRLTAIEELAGMDILCSDKTGTITQNAISVGEVHSFDGASEEDVITAAALASNPESNDPIDRAILKRFSELNGGQSFPGEQEDFTPFDPVSKYSRAMVRDGSGELYEVAKGAPQAISSLTGSGGAVNPAFSAVLDGQVLDFAKKGFRALGVARKGGDGKWKYLGVIGLFDPPREDSAATIAEAKGLGIDVKMVTGDHTAIAQEISGQVGLGMKIVPQSSFISGERKDVLTQLENADGFAEVFPENKFRIVKVLQEGDHIVGMTGDGVNDAPALREADSGIAVAGATDAAKSAADIVLTKPGLSVIIDAIGQSRAIFRRMENYAVYRLAETVRVLIFMTLCIVVLNFYPVTALMIVVLAILNDLPIMMIAYDNAPIAPKPVRWQMNRILTIASILGVLGVGSSFLLLWLLKFYFLFDADTIQTLIFLKLAVAGHMTIYLARTGQQHFWEHPLPSLALFGTTEATQVIPTLIAVYGVLMTSVGWVPALLVWGYAFLFFLINDIIKVWLFRFIHPYS
- a CDS encoding chitinase — translated: MGSLCLPAAASTDWPDQVYAPYIDISLTTDPEQTIVTMADDTGVMYYTCCFVTGDDNNNPIWGWRPVWSNNGVVYYKDKIDALRAKGGDVIISFGGADAVNTELAIKIKDVSKLTDTYRSVIDAYDVNYIDFDIEGPAQLNYTANDRRNQAIVNLQKENPNLKVSFTLAVTPNGLHPDGMGVLTGAKDAGVRIDRVNIMLMDYGPEVAPPPTTMGEYGIMAANGLHGQLKQLYPDKTDAEIWKMIGLTPMIGQNDQPAEVFYPDDARLVAGFAGEKGIGLMSIWSATRDNGNCGRKTQADPLCSGIPMEQQYEFSNIFKNYASMRPSATPAPISSTVWPDQFYAPYIDYGLTRGCTINEAYASTGVKYYTCCFITANTTTGVLGFADKNVGYRLSDIETLRANGGDVIISFGGAGGQTTEPAIVIKDLNSLVDAYSSVIETYGVNYIDFDIEGVAVTNQGANSRRSQAIIKLKEKYSDLKVSVTLAATPKDGLPTPQIAYLNDAKSAEDRYKNENPGKDMLIFDRVNIMLMDYGTYYVTDPDNMGGYAIDAANVVHDQLKSGYYSGKSDAEIWKRMGLTPMIGQNDMPGEVFYPKDATQLAEFAGEKGVGMMSIWSLTRDNGNCGRESVADPLCSGIVQDPFEFSNIIKNYPTMRPSATETETPTPEPTHATGLITPTPTRATGLIPEWSSDKEYDTGDIVLYKGSMYAARWWTMDEEPGIEYVWLSTSGKLVPKPDHAKGLITHWNSDDIYLAGDTVIYDDGVYSAKWLTMGEKPGETYVWELTSEIEPEVPVTETVMETETPATGLIPVWDSKTEYDAGDTVLYKGKTYTARWWNVAEPPGHTYSWISDAGEYMPTPTPSSGPAKQWDSRKAYAAGDMVIYNYNRYRASWMNRGEVPGVSYVWELAPEEPTPSPTQATGLITPTPTYSKGLITPTPTHATGLITPNPTPATGLLGG
- a CDS encoding tetrahydromethanopterin S-methyltransferase subunit H family protein, yielding MFSFKTDQKTYEIAGTRVGGQPGEIPTVLVGSMFYTKHKIVTDERAGKFDRDAAEALVRKQEELGEKTRNPALIDIVASSSESILRYIDFVAGMNEKPFFIDSASADVKIAAIEYAKEIGLEKRIVYNSVSIETKDNEYAALKANGIESAILLSFTRDIMSSRARAETVDKLAPKMEESGIKNILVDTFVMDVPSLTPSGRATIEIKKKTGYPCGTAAHNAISTWKGLKNMLGKEGVRSADIVANIMPAIFGADFLLYGPVENCESVFPAAFTIDTTYRYAARMKETIDV
- a CDS encoding ASKHA domain-containing protein, producing MSEKDHDVRVTFEPDGKTIEDSSGTLLELAQAANTSLRGDCGGAGVCGKCRVQIVKLYGKVSEPTEKERDHLKDEEIAAGYRLACQTKILTGKCTVHIPPASRTAKREISGLGLDEDVPLGPAARKIHLKPERATFGDPRPDIQRLKDSLQTGDELNFPLSVLSELPAVLRSSGWNITATLWKDKLVSVEPEDTSKECFGIGVDIGSSKIICHLVDLLTGETIAKANGENPQIMYGEDVVSRITYASKSPEKLKKLQSLATGTINSLIDEACKESGKSPENIYEMVFVGNSVMHHLVLGIIPKYIGVAPFVPAVTGMVSFPAKDIGININPDGMVTAIPLIGGFIGADAVANILISGIYETEDLCLLIDIGTNSEILLGNSKEIMACSAPSGPSFEGAHISSGMKAVSGAIESVKIIDGKLLYSTIDDEKPRGICGSGIIDLVAELYTAGIITRTGKFTDLSHPRIVVRDVPRFIVAGKEESGIDNDISVSEKDINEFLLAKGSLKAGWKILADKWGVAPSEIDRIYLAGSFGTHVNIDNAIVIDILPDIDREKIVFAGETAVGGAKIALKSLEKRNELKEILKRVRYVELSVEDSFQKDYLASIPISGLKS
- a CDS encoding cobalamin B12-binding domain-containing protein, producing the protein MTDVREDFINALVDLDETKCIDLAKQRVEAGEDPFTILEDLREATDRIGNMFEEGRFFVSDLMMAGEILKQIMVVLKPAFGDRKIESKGTIVIGTVEGDVHDIGKNIVTALLEAEGFTVVDLGVDQPPEAFINAIRENKPLVVSLSGLLTEAIDSMKKTVDAIKAAGLRDNVKIIVGGGRTDEEAKEYIGADDWSDDATSGVRKIKKLAGVA